DNA sequence from the Podospora pseudocomata strain CBS 415.72m chromosome 2 map unlocalized CBS415.72m_2.2, whole genome shotgun sequence genome:
GGCTCTTTCGACAAAATGGCATATCAGCCCTTCTACTTTGCTTTAGAGTGGAGGTAGATAGTTTGTGAGTTACAGGTAGGTACCTGTAGTATAGTAAAGAGCACGCAGGATATGGAGTCTGTCCACTGCCTACATGCCTCTGTGTACCAACGGGGGCAGGCTAAcccccttcttgccctcttGAAGTGCTAATTTTGAAAACGGAAAGACGTTCCGAAAAAGATGCTGGCCGTTGCTACAGTATATATGCATCACACTTATCTTGCTTTGACTAGGAATGGAGGGGCTAACTATCTTCTTAAACTTTGTGTGAACAAAAGTCCATTCCATTTCAAGCCATCACTAGTTGGTTTGTTGTTTATATCGCTTATTCGCTGTGAttcatgatgaagaggattCAAAACACTTCGGCTTAGGCCCTTTGCCAACATACTCACCGactcaaaaacaaaaagttgAGACTGCCGGTGGGAAATCAAGGCTTTTGGGAAATAGTTCAATGGGGACTTTGGGAATGGTTGACAGAGAGTACTGTTGACATGAATCAATATACGGCCAGAAATAGTTCAATAGGCCTGCCTTTAAACACAGTTTACTACTTCTTGCTATCATCACTGGGCCTGGCATCTTTTGATGGTTAAGGAACAAGGCAATGGTCTTGACGCCAACACTTACAGCAACTCGAGGCTGAGAAATCAGCATAGAAGTAGGgtaagaaaaaaagaacaaatcAAGCGAAAATCAGTAAGAAAGAATTGTCATTTCATTAGTCCATTTCATGCTTCATTTCATGCCACCTTGCtgtgtgctgtgctgtgctgtgctaTGCTAGAAAACTCTCTTGTTTGGTTGTCTAATGTTCGCAAAGCATGCCTGCCCATCATTCCTCTCCCCAGGTCTAGAATTGATCTGTTCATCTTGTTTTAGCAAACACAATCCCTTCGTCACTTCGAAATCGAGGGAGAACATACCTAGCGTCATACTCATGCTGACATCCGTAttctccaccatcttggTAAACTCCTCAAAACTGATCTTCCCGTCCTTGTCCAGGTCGGCCTCCATGATGGTCTTGTCCACAATCTGCTGTAGCTGCTGgtccttgaggttgttgcccaccatcatcttcaggACGATGAACAGCTCGCCGTTGGAGATGTAGCCGTCACGGTCAATGTCGTAGACCTTGAAGGCGAACCGGAGCTTCTGCTCCTTGTTGcccttggaggagaaggcggaaAGGCCAGAGACGAACTCTTGGAAGTCGACGTCGCCGCCACCGTCTTCGTCGAAGATGGCAATCATTCTTTGGGATGGGTGTTAGtatttgggggttgggtgggaggaagggggggtacCTACCTGGTGGCGAGTGGGTTGGAGGATATTTGAGGGAGTGAAAGGAACTCCTCGCGCTCGATAGTGCCGGAGTTATCCTGTTTGTGTTGAACAAGTCGTATTAGCCCCATATTCGTCATATCTCTCCCATTCTCTCGGGACATTCCCATCCTCTTTCCTGTTCCTATTCCCCGTTGATCCTTGTTCTAACGAATATGAAATGAACATGCCTTATCCAACTTCATAAACCTCTTCCGCAGCCGGTCAACTTCATCCCTGTCGACTATTCATGGTGAAAAAAACCATATGTCAATAACTTGTCCCCATCATTTCTCCTGAATGTCATGGTGAAAACCAACAGTTGGACCCCTGAACAATGTTGTCCAGCACGCTGCTGGTCTGGTTGCCCATTTTGACTGATAATTATCTTCCGCCGAGTATTATATTTCTGCCTGTATGCTCTCGTCTAGAGAatgtcttgaagaagaagggaaaaaagTCGGTTGGAGCGGTTTGGTGCTGTCGCGAGTCGTCAGTGGCGGTAAAGGTGCGGCGGAGGGTGTCGATCAGGTTGATGAAAGAATGCTGAGTGTTGAAAGGGTCAAGTTTGCGCAAGAAATCAAAACCAAACAGGACTAGATATCAAAGAAGGTTGCTGAATAAAGCTGCCCGCTACTCTCTAATCGTGAGATATCGATATCGGCGCAGGCGGTCGGCGGTCGAGGCTGCAGGAGCAAGTAGTGTAATTCGGTACCCAAGTTCCAGGTTCGTCGTTCGTGATATTGCAGCTGAACAGATTGATCCGTCCGTCAGGTGAGGCTGAGGTTCGTCTAGTTCAGGAGCTTTTCCCCAACTCCTATTTTCGATGAGGGTTTGTTTTGCGATCAACAACACACCGCTTCTGGACtctctcccaaacccaactggcggcggcgacttACGAAAAGCGGGGTGCGGCACAAGACAAGAGGTTCCAAATCAGGCCCCCCAACCCAGGGTCTGACGGGGAGTGGGGTAATCTCAAGCCACAAGCTGCCGCCACACACGGTCGTCATGAATGACGCACGAGCCACATTTATTCCAGGTTGCCTTGGCAAACGAAGCGAGGCAACAAACGGGCAGGGCCTCACCTTGATTTGttctcacctcaccttgCGCGTCACCCCCCGGCCGCGAAACAGCGTCGCGTTCAGGCGCCCATCCATGGCAAGCTGAGGAAGGCGAAAGAACGGAATGCACGTGCCAGACACACCGCAAAGAGAGGAGAAGTTGTATGACAGATTGAATTGCAGTCCAATCACACTATAAAATATcagtggttgatgatgatgatactTGATGAGTTTTCAAATAAAGTGGCTTTAAAATGTCGAATTTGAAGCTAAAAAAAAGCCCATTCCCTTATTTGCAGTGAACTAACAATGAAAATTAAAAAAACTGACGTCAAGACATTGCGCGGCTGTGAATTGTTCCAAGCATCTCCTCTCCAAGATAAGGGATGCGCTCtttcgcagcagcagagccTGATTTTTAGGTGCAAAGAGGGGCAGATTGCttggtgtttgttgctgctgctgcgccctTTGAACAATTTACTGGGCGCGCGCGCTCTCCCAATCGGCTAGGCAGGTAGGGAAGAGTGGGCACgttccccccctttcaaaGAGCCCGGCCAAAGTCAGCCAATCGCCAGAAGCGTCCTGGAACACGCCGCCAAAACAGCAAATTCTGCGCCAGAACTTCAACGACACTCCATCGCGATACGAGACTTTGGCCATCAAAATACTACCAACAACGCCATTTTTGCATCGAAAAATTCGATACACTCCTTTCGCATGGTCCGCTGAATGATTTAAAAAATTTTTATTAGGGGTTTCCCCAGGCTTTTTGCCCCTCTCACCGCCCTTAGCAGCCATGGCGACCCGGAAGGTTAGGATCAAGAAGTTGGCTCCAAAAACGCCTCTATCCGTCCTCAGAGAAGACCAAATCGACCCTTCAGAATACGAACAACTCACCTCCGAAGCCCAAATCGCAACCGGTGTCGAACAGGCCGAGGAAAATGTATGTCAAAAACTCACCTTGATTGACGGCCACGTGTCACGTGCACCAGCACGTGCACGGACCATATCAAGTTGCCCTTACACCATAAGACTTACCCAACAGCACTTGATAGCATCTGATACTGACCTTGAAATGACAGGAGTACCATCTTCAGGCGGTCCTGCAACATGCAGGTGTCGCTGCCGACAAGGAAATTCccgtcccaccaccacaggagAGCACACTCAACTATAACGAGCTCTACTCACAGCGGTGCTCCCAGCCATCAACATATATCCGCTTCTCTCAAACAGTAGAAGAATGCATAGGATGCATGTATGATAtgacggaggaggacgatgttTTTCTCAAGGCATACAACTCAAAACGAGCCGCCTCTGCCCAGCTCTCAGAAGATGACTTTGAGAAGATCATGGAGGTGTATGAGGACACCGCCTTCATCAAAACCCCGTTTGCCTCAATAGACCAGACAATAGCCCCATATGAGGAGATGCTCCAAGGCCTTCAAAGCTTGGAGAGAGGAAAGGTCATGCCTCACGCCAAAGAGATCTATGAGTATTGGAAATCACGGCGGCAAGCTCTGAGCAACCGACCGTTACATCCCACTCTCAAGTTTGAGATCTCCCCTGACAGTGATGACATGGACCCCTATGTCTGTTTCCGTCGGCGAGAAGTACGTGCCACTCGCAAGACAAGAGCACGAGATGTACTGTGCGCAGATAAGCTCAAGCGACTGCGGAGGGAGCTTGAGGATGCGCGCCAGTTGGCCATGGCTGCCCACCAAAGGGAACTTTTCAAGGCCGAGATGCTCAAGACTGACCGCGCCATCTTTGAGACGCGCGGGACactcaaggagctcaaggtcAGGTTGGGGATCAAgaccgacgacgaagatcTCGTCAACCAAAAGGTCAGTCTATCATGCCCTCTCCTACTGCCATCACCCTCAACGGATACTGACCCGTCTCCAGCCCCAGAAACGAAAAGCGCCAGAAGCCCCTGCCGTCCAGCGacccccaccacctgcccaacTTCGTATGCCCGTACGACCAGATGGCCGTCCTGTCGAGGCAGATCTCTCGCAGCTGGCTGATCGCCttgctgagaaggagaacgAGCTCCGGATTGATATCGAGAAGAAGGTGCTGACCCATAGCGAATGGAATCGCAACTATGTGGACTTGACTAGGGGTCCGTTGTCTCCGGTGCATGGGCCCCTTCAAGATCCCAACTTTAGGCCAGCCAAGACCCAATATCTGATGACACCACCAGCTTCGGCGTCGTCGGTATCCATGGAGGAACCCACCCCTATGGAGCTTGACAAGCCAGAAAAGCCACGAGACTTTGGCCCGCTCTTGAAATTTAGGGGAGTAGCTCCGGATGAGGAGTCGAGAGCAAACCCGCCATCGTACCGTCGGCGTATTGGTCGTCTCAATCGGCTGTGGATTGATCGTCGTGGCTTGGCTAGTCCTCCCCGTGAAGTCAGCGCAGAACAGTACGACCGCTGGAAATATGACCAGTCgtcggatgatgaggacgagcCCGAGGTGTACGAGGTTGATCCCTTTGATACCCGGGCACTGAAATTCCGCGCCTCTGTCCCGCCTCCAGTGTGGATGACACACCGAGTAGTTCCTAA
Encoded proteins:
- the EPL1 gene encoding Enhancer of polycomb-like protein 1 (COG:K; EggNog:ENOG503NXHJ; BUSCO:EOG09263L7Y); translated protein: MATRKVRIKKLAPKTPLSVLREDQIDPSEYEQLTSEAQIATGVEQAEENEYHLQAVLQHAGVAADKEIPVPPPQESTLNYNELYSQRCSQPSTYIRFSQTVEECIGCMYDMTEEDDVFLKAYNSKRAASAQLSEDDFEKIMEVYEDTAFIKTPFASIDQTIAPYEEMLQGLQSLERGKVMPHAKEIYEYWKSRRQALSNRPLHPTLKFEISPDSDDMDPYVCFRRREVRATRKTRARDVLCADKLKRLRRELEDARQLAMAAHQRELFKAEMLKTDRAIFETRGTLKELKVRLGIKTDDEDLVNQKKRKAPEAPAVQRPPPPAQLRMPVRPDGRPVEADLSQLADRLAEKENELRIDIEKKVLTHSEWNRNYVDLTRGPLSPVHGPLQDPNFRPAKTQYLMTPPASASSVSMEEPTPMELDKPEKPRDFGPLLKFRGVAPDEESRANPPSYRRRIGRLNRLWIDRRGLASPPREVSAEQYDRWKYDQSSDDEDEPEVYEVDPFDTRALKFRASVPPPVWMTHRVVPNSRTMMPAAQAAMMQQQQHQQQQQQHPIPPNQPASLPAQLQATKSPAQVKGAT
- the CNB1 gene encoding Calcineurin subunit B (COG:T; EggNog:ENOG503P06Y) — translated: MGNQTSSVLDNIVQGSNFDRDEVDRLRKRFMKLDKDNSGTIEREEFLSLPQISSNPLATRMIAIFDEDGGGDVDFQEFVSGLSAFSSKGNKEQKLRFAFKVYDIDRDGYISNGELFIVLKMMVGNNLKDQQLQQIVDKTIMEADLDKDGKISFEEFTKMVENTDVSMSMTLGMFSLDFEVTKGLCLLKQDEQINSRPGERNDGQACFANIRQPNKRVF